From Toxorhynchites rutilus septentrionalis strain SRP chromosome 2, ASM2978413v1, whole genome shotgun sequence, a single genomic window includes:
- the LOC129769690 gene encoding uncharacterized protein LOC129769690 yields the protein MCSRIENASHTVSKLLPNESEYAISPQEKLLITLRYLATGCTFKALTHIFMRGDTTIGLVVKECTKAIWNVLQPLYMPVPTEAIWESTAQRYYELWDLPNCIGSIDGKHCRINKFSKTGSHYYNYKSFFSVVLMACANADGIFLTIDVGEAGRMSDGGVFRSSTLGRLLDKEKLLIPEVTPLPNDELDFPFYFVGDEAFPLKKNLMRPYPQRLLDNEKRIFNYRLSRGRKSIECAFGMLTSKFEIFQRPILCQEESAISIIKSACVLHNFIKLREGTFSIPQVAKHNRLYRNILAHNSSTNKKSPSELRDYLKSYFLRPENALQWQDNYIV from the exons ATGTGCTCAAGAATTGAAAACGCATCCCACACAGTTTCAAAACTGCTACCGAATGAGTCCGA ATATGCGATCAGCCCACAGGAAAAACTTTTAATCACATTAAG GTATTTGGCTACAGGATGCACTTTCAAGGCGCTCACCCATATATTTATGAGAGGAGACACTACTATAGGATTGGTAGTAAAAGAATGTACAAAGGCTATATGGAATGTTCTTCAACCGCTATATATGCCTGTTCCGACAGAAGCCATTTGGGAATCGACAGCGCAACGATACTATGAATTATGGGACCTTCCAAACTGCATAGGCTCAATCGATGGGAAGCATTGTCGaataaacaaattttccaaGACCGGATCGCATTATTATaattacaaaagttttttttcggtgGTTCTGATGGCCTGCGCCAATGCTGATGGGATATTTTTAACAATTGATGTTGGGGAAGCAGGTAGAATGAGTGACGGTGGCGTTTTTCGCTCTTCCACTCTTGGAAGATTGCTAGACAAAGAAAAACTCCTTATTCCGGAGGTAACACCATTGCCAAATGACGAACTCGATTTTCCATTTTACTTTGTGGGAGATGAGGCGTtccctttaaaaaaaaacctaatgcGACCATATCCACAAAGGCTTCTTGataatgaaaaacgaatatttAATTATAGACTATCAAGAGGGCGAAAAAGTATAGAATGTGCATTCGGAATGCTAACttccaaatttgaaatttttcaaaggCCAATATTATGTCAAGAAGAGTCAGctatttcaataattaaaaGTGCCTGTGTTCTTCATAACTTTATAAAACTCAGAGAGGGTACGTTTTCAATTCCACAGGTTGCAAAACATAACCGCTTGTATAGAAATATTCTTGCTCATAATTcatcaacaaataaaaaatctccTTCTGAATTACGAGATTActtgaaatcatattttttgaggCCAGAAAACGCCTTACAATGGCAAGATAACTATATTGTATAA
- the LOC129769691 gene encoding uncharacterized protein LOC129769691 has translation MSDDPAFNIKFVEVVEKYECIYDYRRQDHSKRDVVEKAWGAIGSELKLSVSQCKEKWKNLRTAFSRSMKKPPSGSGAKRTKDYYLKDVMQFLTPFMKSKAQQSNLPNEADQIPQENSDFEFYVSEIIASATNSQDVTCDKPPEEKNKSTHAQCSDNVSIRGMKRRKIPPKTLNEVDKCFIEYMKSKKGSAVEKSNPDMEFLKSLLPDIAKLNDYQKRQFKKRTLETLDELLCDNPLQSNSFVVIPSPVDSNYSVQSNASNYTTYSHLYSTTEYGGGQVSSAATYIPNFSPKMSSVNDDRNS, from the exons atgtcaGACGATCCAGCATTTAACATCAAGTTTGTAGAAGTTGTTGAGAAATACGAATGTATTTATGATTATCGAAGACAGGATCATAGCAAAAGAGATGTTGTGGAGAAAGCATGGGGTGCAATTGGAAGTGAATTAAAACTATCTG tttCTCAATGcaaagaaaaatggaaaaatcttcGGACGGCATTTTCGAGAAGTATGAAAAAACCACCATCAGGAAGCGGAGCCAAAAGAACTAAAGATTATTATTTGAAGGACGTGATGCAGTTCCTCACGCCTTTTATGAAATCAAAAGCGCAACAAAGTAATCTACCTAACGAAGCAGACCAAATACCGCAAGAAAACAGTGACTTTGAATTTTATGTATCTGAAATTATCGCATCTGCTACAAACTCTCAGGATGTGACATGTGATAAACCTCCAGAGgagaaaaataaatccactcACGCCCAATGCTCGGATAATGTAAGCATTCGAGGAATGAAACGACGAAAAATTCCACCAAAAACCCTTAATGAAGTTGACAAGTGTTTCATAGAATATATGAAATCAAAAAAAGGGTCTGCAGTAGAAAAGAGTAATCCAGATATGGAATTTTTAAAAAGTTTACTCCCTGATATCGCAAAGTTAAACGATTATCAAAAGAGGCAGTTTAAAAAGAGAACTCTCGAAACACTAGATGAACTATTGTGCGATAATCCATTACAAAGCAATTCATTCGTAGTAATACCAAGCCCTGTTGATTCCAACTACTCAGTTCAATCAAATGCTTCCAATTACACAACTTATTCGCATTTGTATTCAACAACAGAATATGGTGGAGGACAGGTTTCATCTGCAGCAACATATATTCCGAATTTTTCACCCAAAATGTCATCAGTTAATGACGATAGGAATTCATAA